AACAACCATATAATGAATAATAAATGAATATTTTTAGCGGGAATTCTCAGGCGGAAAGGGACCTATTTTGTTTTGCTGTTTTAAGAAAGGGAAAATCTTATCTATCGAATCATTGTACATTTAAATTTGAATTTTGAATTAGGAATTCCGGGTACAAATAGACAAATCCAAGTGGTCTTTAACCACACATACATGCGATTATATATGTATTACCATAATGTAATACGATAAAGAAGGAGGATTTTAAATGCGAGATCTAAAAACATATCTTTCCGTAGCACCGGTACTAAGTACTCTCTGGTTCGGTTCTTTAGCGGGTTTATTGATAGAGATCAATCGTTTCTTCCCGGATGCGTTAACATTCCCTTTTTTTTAATTCGAGTTATTGTCGCGGGACGGGGCGAAAAAGATTAGATCGAGATACAATCAAATATCTGTGACTACTCTCTCGCCCCCCCCCTTTTTTTAGTTTTTTTTTAGAATTAGATAAGAATTAGATAAAATAAATAAGGAAGGTAGAACGAAAAAAGTGGATTCAACCTCACCGAAACTCGGGTTCAAGCTCCAATTAAATTACTAGTAGAGCGAAAAGAGAAATGTGGCTGGAACAACAGTATCCTACAAGATACTTAAAGAAAATACCGTACGGTGGTTTGATTCTAAATAGAGTTCGAAATCGTTGTATTACTTATTCTTATTATTTACTATAAATCTATATTGATTTACTATATTGATTGCAACAAAATCTTTCAAGATTTGGTTTTGAGTTAGCAACTTTTATTTCTTTTTTTTTTCATTCCTTTCTTCTTCGCTTTTGATCGGAAAATAGAAAAGTTGGGTGAATTAAAAACTCAAAGGAGGTTCATGGCCAAGAGTAAAGATGTCCGAGTAACGATTATTTTGGAATGTACCAGTTGTGTTCGAAACGGCGTTAATAAGGAATCAACGGGTATTTCCAGGTATATTACTCAAAAAAATCGACACAATACGCCCAGTCGATTGGAATTGAAGAAATTCTGTCCTTATTGTTACAAACATACAATTCACGGGGAGATAAAGAAATAAATCGAATCAAGTGCTCGTATGTCACCACTTCCCGAGAATATGAAAATATGACATTAGGTATATAATATATTAAGTATATAATTAGTTATATAACGCATATTTTCTTTCTATATTATTAATATTATTTATTTAAATATTATTAATATATTTTAATTTATATATATTTAAATTATATATTGAAATGATAAATAATAATAAAATAAACAATACAATAATAAAATAAACAAACCAAATCCTATTTATTATATTAATTCTATAATTTGAATTTTCAAAATAGGATTTTAGAAATAGAGATAGGGATAGGATTCTTTTTAGAAATATTAGAAATAAGGAATAAAGAAATCATGGATAAATCCAAGCGACTCTTTCTTAAATCCAAGCGATCTTTTCGTAGGCGTTTGCCCCCGATCCAATCGGGGGATCGAATTGATTATAGAAACATGAGTTTAATTAGTCGATTTATTAGTGAACAAGGAAAAATATTATCTAGGCGAGTAAATAGATTGACCTTAAAACAACAACGATTAATTACTATTGCTATAAAACAAGCTCGTATTTTATCTTCGTTACCCTTTCTTAATAATGAGAAACAGTTTGAAAGAAGCGAGTCGACCACTAGAACTACTGCTCTTAGAACCAGAAATAAATAGGCTTACCCCTTCAAAAGAATCGAATCCGGTTGGGGAAGAAAAAAAATATTTTTTTTATTGAGCGTCTTCGCTCATCTTGTTTTGATGACCTTATCAGAATCAGAATTTTTTATCATATTAATTTCTACTCTACCTTCCCCGAGTTCATTCTCGAGGGAACCCCATTTCATTTAAAGCATTTCGTTGGATTCCTTCCGATCTCCTTATTTTCTAATCTCGTTGGAAATCATATAAAGACAATTCCTATTTGAGATAGCTATTTGTGCAAGTATTTTACGATTCAGAAGCAACTGTTTCTTGTACAGATTGTGTATTAATCGACTATAACTATAGGATACCCCCACCCCACGAATTACTGCATTTATTCGAGTGATCCACAAACGACGAAAATCCCTTTTTTTCCTATCTCTATCCCGATGAGCCGAAACCAAAGCTCTTATTCTTTGTTGAGTAATAGTTCGAGTAAGTCTTGAATGAGCCCCCCGAAAGCTTGATGCAAATAAACTAATTTTTTTTCGACGTCTACGAGCTATATATCCCCGTTTAATTCTGGTCATTGAATAAAAGAAATTTTGATGAATAACTAATTCTTTCTTTCAGTTATTCTTTTCTAGTCTATTAATAACAAAACGGATTCTTCCAATGTATAAAATAAAAATTCCAATGGCTTTTGCTACTCTAACCGTCCCGACCACGATTTTTCCTTTTTTCTAGGCATTTCATTTCGCCTTGAAATAAGAAATTGTATTGATACTAGGTATCAAAAAAAGCATATTAACTAAAATAAAGGAGTAAATAGAAATGGATAAATAAATAGTGGGTTCCATCGTTTCTATGGTTACTTCTTAAACGGTGAGGTCCTCTCTATACACCGGAGCTCATTCCTTCATTTAATTGGTAACTTGTACAGTTCACACTCTTCGGCTCTACTCATAAATTTTCCAGTAATAGATCTTTCACAACGAGATCTATCTTATACAGTAACGGTATGTAAGGATGAGGATTAATTGGGCAGCTGACCCTGTTAGTCCGTTCTTTGCAAGAGTCGAAGCATAATCTTTTTGCTTTTTAAATAGGATTTTCCCCGCTTAATGGATAAGCATTTGCTACCAATGGGGAATTTTTTCTCATCTTAAATTCTAAGATTGGATTTGCGCCAATGGAAACCATAAATTTCATACACAATAGAAGGATATGGTAGATCTAGCTTTTTTAGATAGTGAACGGACGAACCCCATTCTATTCACTGGTACGGATCGTTGATACTGAAAAAGTTGTTTCTTTTTTCTCAGCCCATGATCTGAACAAGTCGCACATACACCCTAGTACATGTTCCTCGGCGCTGAGGACATCCCCCAAGAGCAGGGGATTTCGTGACATTTCTAATTGGCTGTCTTGCATTTCTAATAAGTTGTTTAATAGTTGGCATACTGAATTATATACATAATAGACTGGTTTAGATCGATCCTAACCAGATGATTCTGAATTACTTCTTTTTCTATTTAATAGATTAATAAAATATTAACCCCTTAGGCTTTAGGCTTAAGTTAAGAAGGAAAGGAAGAAGAGGGATTAAATCAATCTTAATTAAATTGTGGATTGGTGTTAAATCGTTGCTATTGCTATTTGTTATTTAACTTATTTAACCGCTACAAGATCCACAATTCCATGAGCTTGGGCTTCTGTTGCTGACATAAAAACATCTCTTTCCATGTCTTCGGATACAACCCATAGGGGCTTGCCCGTTCTTTGTACATAAA
The DNA window shown above is from Gossypium arboreum chloroplast, complete genome and carries:
- the psaJ gene encoding photosystem I subunit IX; translation: MRDLKTYLSVAPVLSTLWFGSLAGLLIEINRFFPDALTFPFF
- the rpl33 gene encoding ribosomal protein L33 (50S ribosomal protein L33) — translated: MAKSKDVRVTIILECTSCVRNGVNKESTGISRYITQKNRHNTPSRLELKKFCPYCYKHTIHGEIKK
- the rps18 gene encoding ribosomal protein S18 (30S ribosomal protein S18); amino-acid sequence: MDKSKRLFLKSKRSFRRRLPPIQSGDRIDYRNMSLISRFISEQGKILSRRVNRLTLKQQRLITIAIKQARILSSLPFLNNEKQFERSESTTRTTALRTRNK
- the rpl20 gene encoding ribosomal protein L20 (50S ribosomal protein L20) → MTRIKRGYIARRRRKKISLFASSFRGAHSRLTRTITQQRIRALVSAHRDRDRKKRDFRRLWITRINAVIRGVGVSYSYSRLIHNLYKKQLLLNRKILAQIAISNRNCLYMISNEIRK